One genomic segment of [Phormidium] sp. ETS-05 includes these proteins:
- a CDS encoding NAD(P)/FAD-dependent oxidoreductase, whose translation MTKDKGQILQVLVVGGGAAGFFAAIAVARTYPEARVTILEAGSEPLAKVRISGGGRCNVTHACFTPAALVPNYPRGGKELRGAFSRFQPKDVVAWFTAASVELKTEADGRMFPVTDDSGTIVDCLLEAATAAGVKLRTKAPVVAVEFGEESRFEVESKSGESWQADRLLLATGSNPLGYRIAEKFGHQIEPPVPSLFTFNVRDSRLEDLAGISVPSVRVSLPEANLQQTGPLLITHWGVSGPAILKLSAWGARFLYEQRYRTTLMINWLPEYKPEPLRSALLAAKEDFAKKAIGTVNPFSLPRRLWERLLLATAITPEQRWAEISKKSLQQLQTELTQSQYQITGKGIFKEEFVTCGGVNLKQVNFKTMESRLCPGLYFAGEILDIDGITGGFNFQSAWTTGWLAGQAMGAQGVTG comes from the coding sequence ATGACCAAGGACAAAGGACAAATATTGCAGGTGTTGGTTGTCGGCGGTGGTGCGGCTGGGTTTTTTGCCGCGATCGCCGTAGCTCGGACTTATCCAGAAGCCCGCGTCACCATCTTAGAAGCCGGAAGCGAACCCCTAGCAAAGGTGCGCATTTCTGGCGGCGGTAGGTGTAATGTCACTCACGCCTGCTTTACTCCGGCGGCGTTGGTGCCGAATTATCCCCGGGGTGGTAAAGAGTTGCGCGGCGCTTTTAGTCGGTTTCAACCCAAAGATGTAGTAGCTTGGTTTACAGCGGCTTCGGTTGAACTGAAAACCGAAGCCGATGGCAGGATGTTCCCAGTCACCGATGATTCGGGGACAATTGTGGATTGTTTACTGGAAGCCGCCACGGCAGCGGGGGTGAAGTTACGCACCAAAGCCCCAGTAGTGGCAGTAGAATTTGGAGAAGAATCCCGGTTTGAGGTGGAGTCGAAGTCTGGGGAAAGTTGGCAAGCCGATCGGCTGTTGCTCGCTACCGGTAGCAACCCCTTGGGTTATCGTATCGCCGAAAAATTTGGGCACCAAATCGAGCCTCCCGTACCATCTTTATTTACCTTTAATGTGCGGGATAGTCGTTTGGAAGATTTAGCGGGCATTTCTGTCCCGTCAGTACGTGTGAGTTTGCCCGAAGCCAATTTACAGCAAACCGGACCATTGCTGATTACACACTGGGGGGTGAGCGGCCCTGCTATCCTGAAATTGTCCGCTTGGGGGGCGCGGTTTCTCTATGAACAGCGCTATCGGACAACTTTGATGATTAATTGGCTGCCTGAGTATAAACCAGAGCCATTGCGTTCTGCACTTTTGGCGGCAAAAGAGGATTTTGCCAAAAAGGCGATCGGCACCGTCAACCCCTTTTCCCTCCCCCGTCGGCTTTGGGAACGACTCCTCCTCGCCACCGCCATTACTCCAGAACAACGCTGGGCAGAAATTTCTAAAAAATCCCTCCAACAGCTCCAAACCGAATTAACCCAAAGCCAATATCAAATCACAGGGAAAGGCATTTTCAAAGAAGAATTCGTTACCTGTGGCGGCGTTAACCTCAAACAAGTTAACTTTAAAACAATGGAAAGCCGCCTTTGTCCCGGACTGTATTTTGCCGGTGAAATCTTAGATATTGATGGCATTACCGGCGGGTTTAATTTCCAAAGTGCCTGGACCACTGGCTGGCTTGCCGGTCAAGCAATGGGCGCCCAAGGGGTGACGGGGTGA
- a CDS encoding c-type cytochrome produces MIGGISPVWAADMANGAKVFTVQCAGCHVNGGNIVRRGKNLYKKALLRNQMDSIAAISALVAQGKYAMPAFHDRLTPQQIEDVAAYVLAQAENNWK; encoded by the coding sequence ATGATAGGCGGAATTTCCCCAGTGTGGGCAGCAGATATGGCTAATGGCGCTAAAGTCTTTACGGTGCAATGCGCCGGTTGTCATGTGAATGGGGGCAATATCGTCCGCCGGGGCAAAAATTTGTATAAAAAGGCTTTATTGCGCAATCAAATGGATTCTATCGCAGCAATTTCAGCCCTGGTGGCACAGGGTAAGTATGCTATGCCTGCTTTTCACGATCGCCTAACTCCCCAACAGATAGAGGATGTGGCGGCTTATGTGCTGGCCCAAGCGGAAAATAATTGGAAATAA
- the cheB gene encoding chemotaxis-specific protein-glutamate methyltransferase CheB: protein MEEITRVLVVDDSAYVRKVIKQILDRSPFVEVVGTAKDGEEALEMVERLKPDVVTLDLIMPNVDGFEFLRAQMARRPVPVVVVSIAHEGGEQALAALDAGAVDFLQKLTALATEKIFDIADELISKVKAASKVPLNRIKPKDDRAIAPPVPLVSKSRQDIRVDLVAIGISTGGPQALSYLIPSLSADFPVPVAIVLHMPVGYTELYARRLNQLSQLEVLEAKEGAVVRSGLVLLAPAGQHMTFVRLSGGKVVTHLSARPFDTLHRPAADVMFQSAAQVWGDKVLGVVMTGMGSDGKQGAAWIKSQGGMILTEAESSCIVYGMPRSVVEAGLSDKVVPLDQMAEAINYYCRG, encoded by the coding sequence ATGGAAGAGATAACGCGCGTTTTGGTGGTAGATGACTCGGCATACGTCCGCAAGGTGATCAAGCAAATACTTGACCGCAGTCCTTTTGTGGAAGTGGTAGGTACGGCCAAAGATGGGGAAGAAGCTTTGGAAATGGTGGAAAGGCTGAAACCTGATGTGGTGACATTGGATTTGATTATGCCCAATGTGGATGGGTTTGAATTTTTGCGCGCTCAAATGGCGCGACGTCCGGTGCCAGTGGTGGTGGTGAGTATTGCTCACGAGGGGGGAGAACAGGCTCTGGCGGCTTTAGATGCGGGGGCGGTTGATTTTCTGCAAAAGCTGACAGCTTTGGCAACGGAGAAGATTTTTGATATCGCGGACGAGCTGATTTCCAAGGTGAAAGCAGCGTCCAAAGTGCCATTAAACCGGATCAAGCCGAAGGACGATCGGGCTATTGCCCCCCCAGTGCCATTGGTTTCCAAATCACGCCAAGACATCAGGGTGGATCTGGTGGCGATCGGCATTTCCACTGGCGGCCCCCAAGCTCTGAGTTATTTGATTCCGAGCCTAAGCGCTGATTTTCCTGTGCCAGTGGCAATAGTCCTGCATATGCCTGTTGGTTATACAGAATTATACGCCCGACGGTTAAATCAGCTATCCCAGCTTGAGGTTTTGGAAGCCAAAGAAGGGGCTGTTGTGCGATCGGGATTAGTGCTGCTAGCTCCTGCGGGTCAGCATATGACTTTCGTCCGTCTCTCAGGCGGCAAAGTCGTCACCCACTTAAGCGCACGTCCTTTTGACACCCTCCACCGTCCCGCCGCTGATGTCATGTTCCAGTCCGCCGCCCAAGTGTGGGGCGATAAGGTACTGGGGGTAGTGATGACGGGTATGGGCTCTGATGGCAAGCAGGGGGCCGCTTGGATAAAATCTCAAGGTGGCATGATTTTAACCGAAGCCGAATCTTCCTGCATCGTTTATGGAATGCCTCGTTCTGTAGTGGAGGCAGGTTTGAGCGATAAGGTAGTACCCTTAGACCAAATGGCTGAGGCAATTAACTACTACTGTAGGGGGTGA